In one Vibrio sp. VB16 genomic region, the following are encoded:
- the recO gene encoding DNA repair protein RecO, with product MIENLQRCFVLHRRSYSESSLILDVFSEEYGRVSIMAKGARGKRSNLKGALQPFTPLLMKWSGKGSMKTLRQAEPISLGLPIHGINLYSALYVNELLDRVIENETPYPALFHDYLHALTELAQTENPEPALRRFELALLSSLGYGVDFMHCAGTGEPVDPEMTYRFREQKGFIASVRNDNLTFFGNELIAISERRFLTKEQLKAAKRFTRIALKPYLGGKPLKSRELFAVRTAIPKNTE from the coding sequence ATGATAGAAAACCTGCAGAGATGTTTTGTTCTTCATCGGCGTTCCTATAGCGAATCCAGCTTAATTCTTGATGTATTCAGCGAAGAATATGGACGGGTTAGCATTATGGCCAAAGGAGCCAGAGGAAAACGTTCCAATTTAAAAGGTGCATTACAACCCTTTACACCTTTACTCATGAAGTGGTCTGGAAAAGGCAGTATGAAAACACTTCGCCAGGCCGAACCAATTAGTTTGGGGCTGCCAATCCACGGTATTAATTTATACTCTGCACTGTATGTGAATGAACTGCTCGATCGAGTAATAGAAAATGAGACACCTTACCCCGCATTATTTCACGACTATCTTCATGCCCTTACAGAACTTGCACAAACTGAAAATCCAGAACCTGCGCTTAGGCGTTTTGAATTAGCGTTGTTGTCCTCTTTAGGTTATGGCGTAGATTTTATGCATTGTGCAGGGACAGGAGAACCCGTTGATCCTGAAATGACCTATCGATTTAGAGAACAAAAAGGCTTTATTGCGAGTGTTCGCAACGATAACCTTACTTTCTTTGGTAATGAGCTTATTGCTATTTCAGAAAGACGTTTTTTAACTAAAGAGCAGCTAAAAGCGGCAAAACGCTTTACACGTATAGCCTTAAAGCCTTATCTTGGCGGTAAACCATTAAAAAGTCGGGAACTATTTGCTGTCAGAACAGCCATTCCCAAAAACACGGAGTAA
- the pdxJ gene encoding pyridoxine 5'-phosphate synthase, translating to MSSILLGVNIDHIATLRNARGTKYPDPVHAAEIAERAGADGITVHLREDRRHILDRDVRILRETIQTRMNLEMAVTDEMVEIAIETKPEFVCLVPEKREELTTEGGLDVKGQLEKIKAATKKLTEAGIKVSLFIDADREQIDAAKACKAPFIELHTGHYADAKTEQDQQDELKKIAAAASYADDQGITVNAGHGLTYHNVGAIAALPELYELNIGHSIMGRAVFDGLDKAVADMRTAMIQARR from the coding sequence ATGAGCTCTATTCTTTTAGGGGTCAATATCGACCATATTGCCACTTTACGTAATGCACGAGGAACAAAATATCCCGATCCTGTACACGCAGCTGAGATAGCGGAAAGAGCAGGTGCCGATGGTATCACGGTTCATTTACGTGAAGATCGCCGTCATATCTTAGATCGAGATGTGAGAATTCTTCGTGAAACCATTCAAACTCGTATGAACTTAGAAATGGCGGTCACCGATGAGATGGTCGAAATAGCGATCGAGACCAAACCTGAATTTGTTTGTCTTGTCCCTGAAAAACGTGAAGAACTCACCACTGAAGGTGGCTTGGACGTTAAAGGCCAATTAGAGAAGATTAAAGCGGCAACCAAGAAACTCACTGAAGCCGGTATTAAAGTCTCGTTATTTATTGATGCTGATCGTGAGCAAATTGACGCAGCCAAAGCTTGTAAAGCACCATTTATAGAGCTTCATACTGGTCATTATGCGGACGCAAAAACAGAACAAGATCAACAAGACGAACTCAAAAAAATTGCTGCGGCTGCAAGCTATGCAGATGACCAAGGCATAACAGTAAATGCAGGCCATGGGTTAACGTATCACAACGTTGGTGCTATTGCCGCGCTTCCGGAGCTCTATGAGCTTAATATAGGGCACTCTATCATGGGACGCGCTGTGTTTGACGGCTTAGACAAAGCGGTTGCAGATATGAGAACGGCAATGATACAAGCTAGACGATAG
- the acpS gene encoding holo-ACP synthase, with protein sequence MAIVGLGTDIAEIERLEKALSRNGDAFAKRILAESEYQIYLTLKQQGRFLAKRFAAKEAASKALGTGIAHGVTFHDFVISNDENGKPILMLENRAKDIADKRGITHVHLSISDERHYAVATVVMES encoded by the coding sequence ATGGCTATTGTTGGGCTAGGAACTGATATTGCGGAAATTGAGCGGTTAGAGAAAGCGTTATCAAGAAATGGTGATGCTTTTGCCAAAAGAATTCTGGCGGAATCTGAATATCAAATCTATCTAACTCTTAAGCAGCAAGGCCGTTTTTTGGCTAAGCGTTTTGCTGCAAAAGAAGCCGCGTCTAAGGCTCTGGGGACGGGGATTGCCCATGGCGTTACCTTCCATGACTTCGTCATTAGCAATGATGAAAATGGCAAACCAATTCTAATGTTAGAAAACAGAGCCAAAGATATTGCCGATAAGCGAGGTATCACGCATGTACACTTGTCTATTTCTGATGAACGACATTACGCTGTCGCGACAGTAGTGATGGAATCTTAG